The Rhodothermus marinus DSM 4252 DNA segment GCCCAGGACCTGATTGCGTCAATCCCCGGTCGGACCTGGATCTGGCTCGTTGACGCCCGCGGCCGCCTGCGCTCCGAGCCGCTCACACTCGATGTGCAGGCCTTCGATGCGGCCGACCTCGACGGCGACGGCCGCCTGGACCTCGCCGCCGTGCAATCGGACGGCACGCCCGTCCGCCTCCGCAACCGGAGCGACGCGCCGTATGCCTGGACGCAACTTCATCCTCAGGCTGTCGTCGTGGGCGACCAGCGCGTCAACAGCTTCGGCATCGGCGGCGTCGTCGAAATCCGCGCCGGCACGATCTATCAGAAGCAGGTCATCCAGGCGCCCGTGGTGCATTTCGGGCTCGGACTGGAATCGCGCGTGCCACTGGCCCGCATCGTCTGGCCCAACGGCAACGTGCAGGCCGAATTCAACCTGGCCGCCAACGAAACCGTCCAGGCCACGCAACGCCTCAAGGGCTCCTGTCCCTGGGTCTTCGCGTTCAACGGCGAGCGCATGGTTTTCGTGACCGACTTCATCTGGGGCTCGCCGCTGGGCCTGCGCATCAACGCCCAGGAGACCGGCGACATCGCCCAGACCGAGGACTGGATCAAGATCCGCGGCGACCAGCTCCGCCCACGCGACGGCATCTACGACGTGCGCATCACGGCCGAGCTGTGGGAGACGCACTTTTTCGACCACGTGTCGCTCATGGTGGTCGATCATCCGGAGGAGACCGAGGTCTGGGTGGACGAACGCTTCGCGTTTCCGCCGCGTCAGCTCCGACTTTACACCACCGGCCCGGTGCAGCCCATCGCCCGTGCCCGTGATCACCGGGGCCGGGATGTAACGGAAAAGGTGCAACGTCGCGACGGCCGCTACTTCGACACGTTCGCCCCCGGTGCGTACCAGGGGATCGCCGAGCCCCACTTCGTCGAGCTGGACCTGGGCGAAAGCGTCCCGGTCGACCGACCGCTCTACCTGATCGCCTACGGCTGGTTGCGTCCGACCGACAGTTCGATCAACGTGGCGATCAGCCAGGGCCGCCATCCCCGGCCGCGGGGTCTGCGCATCGAGGTGCCCGACGGCCGGGGCGGCTGGCGCGTGGCCTACCCGGACCTGGGCTTCCCGGCCGGCCGGTTGAAGACGATCGTGATCGACCTGAGCGGCCAGTTTCCGGAGGGTGGTCCTTATCGCGTGCGGCTTCACACGAACCTGGAGATCTACTGGGACTGGATCGGCTGGGCCGAAGCGCGTCCGGACGTGCCGCTTCGCACCACGCGCCTGGCGCCCGAGCGGGCGCTGCTGCGCTACCGGGGCTACTCGGCCACCGTGCAACCCGAACGTTCCGCACCGGAAGTCCCGATCTACGATTCGCTGGCCGGCACGGCCCAGCGCTGGCGCGATCTGGAAGGCTACTACACGCGCTTCGGCGACGTACGCGAGCTGCTGGCCGAGATCGACGACCGCTACGTCATCATGAATGCCGGGGACGAACTCGTCTTCCACTTCCCCGCCCTGCCCGATCCGCCCGAAGGCTGGACGCGCGACTTCGTGCTCATCGGCGACGGCTGGGTCAAGGACGGCGACTACAACACGACGTTCTCGCGTACCGTGCGTCCGCTCCCCTACCACGACATGCCCGGCTACGACACACTGCCCGGTCGCCTGTGGGACGACCCGGTCTACCGACGCTTCCCCGAAGACTGGCTGCGCTTCCACACGCGCTACGTCGCCCCGGACCGCTTCGACCAGAAGCTGGCGCTGCAGGCCCGGTAGGCCGCTCGCTCAGCGAAGGTGCAGCATCTTACCTGTGAGCGACCGGCCGTTCACGGTCAATCGGTAGAGATAGACACCGGACGGATAGCCGCTCGCGTCCCACACCACGGCGTGGCGTCCCGGCGTCACCGGGCCGTCGAGCAACACCTGCAGCTCACGCCCCAGCACATCGAACACGGCAAGCCGAACACGCCCGGGCCTGTTCAATTCGAACGTGATGGTGGTCTGCGTGGTGAACGGGTTGGGGAAACTGGTCAGCAGCGACCGGTCGGGCACCTCGGGCGACGGCATCTCCTGCAGCAATACGCCACCTTTTCGATAGACGAGCAGCCCATCCCCGGCAATCCATATATGTCCGGAGGCATCTACGGCAAGCGCCCTCGTCCATTCCACTATTTTTGCATAGTGCGCAAGGGGAGGGTGAATAAACTCCCAGAACACCCCGTCAAAAACCGCAAGGGTGCTACCGACGCTGAGCCAGAGTTGCCCGTCCGCGTCCCTGGCTATCGCTTCAACATGCGCACGTGGCAGGCCGGTATTGCGGGACGTATAGCGGGTCCATGTGCTGCCGTCAAAGCACATCAGTCCCCCCGAGGTAGCCACCCAGATGCGCCCTGCTTCGTCGGGAAGAATCTGACGAATAGCACCAGGCTGCCCCCCTAGATCTGCAGCAGTATAGACCTGCCAGTCGGTGCCGTCAAAAGTGATCAGCCTGTCGTTGGTGCCGATCCACACCGTGCCACTCCTGTCGACTGCCAGCGCATAGATAGGTGCCGGAGGAATCGGGCTGTTGGTGGAATCGTACACCGTCCAGTCTGCACCATCAAAGGTAACCACCTTGCCTCTGAACAAGCCCGCCCAGATTTTGCCCGTCTGATCTGCCGCCAGCGAAAGCACCTGATAGTCCGGAAGCTCCTGGACGTACTGCGTCCATCTGCTCCCATCATACACGGCCAATCCTTCCGTATGCGTCCCTACCAGGATTCGCCCCTGAGCGTCTACCGCCAGCACACTGATCCACGTAAGCTCTGGATTGGGATTGGTCCAGCCGTTTCCATCAAAAACAAAAAGGCCATCATTCCCTCCTACCCACACCCTTCCTTGCTGATCAACGGCAAGCGCCGAAAATGACGTCCCTACCAGAGTAGAATCGCCTACATAATGCATGTGATGATAGGTGTCGCCTATTTCCAGCACTCCATAGTGCGTTCCGATCCAGAGCCGATCGTTTTCATCAAGGGCAATCATATTTTTCCCGAGTCGCTCCAGATTCAGCGCCTCGGTATAACGATGCCACGCAAAGCCATCGAACATGACCAGCTCTTTTTCGGCATTAACCCAGACACGCCCCCGACTATCCACGAGCACCTGATGTACCCAGCGGTTGGGAAGATCAGAATTTTCAGGCGTGTAAACCGTCCAGGAGCTATCCCTGAATACGGCCACGCCCTTTCCGTTGATCGCTGCCCAGATATGTCCCGTCTGGTCTATCGCCAGAGAAGAGACAATACCTCCACCAAGCGAATCGGTAAAATCAAAATAGCGCCACCGTGCGCCGTCGAACAGAGCTACCAGAGACCCTACGCCTATCCACAGATGCCCCGGCGTATCACGGATTAGTGCGCGTACACTGAATTGGGGAATTCCACTCCGGTATATCTTCCAGGAGTCCCCGTCATAACGCGCCACACTTCCCCGGCCTCCTATCCATACATGCCCTTCGCTGTCGACGAAAAATGCGTCAAATGTATCATCTTCAGGAATCTGATCGGGCGTTCGGTTCTCCCATTGTCCATCCTCGTAAACAAACAGGCCATACCTCCTTACCCACACCCAGGGTCTTCCGGACCGATCAATTCCCAGCACGCGAAAGTAATTTGCGGGTAACCCCGTATCGGATATGTATTGCAGGGTCTGCGTTCTGGCCTCCGTGTCGATCTGGAGCAAAAAGCCCTCAACTGTACTTGCCCAGAGTTTTCCCTGGCCCACCGCCAGGGTTGCAATCGTTTGCCTTCCGACAAAATGCTTCCATTCAGGGCGCTGGGCCTGGGCCGTCAGACTCAGCAGAAGAGCGAGCAGTAAAACCGAGCCTCGCATGATCCTGTCCAGAAAGGTATTCCCTGGAAAAGCCTTGCTTTATGGTAAGCACGTTTCCCGGATCTGTCAACCCCACAACCTGTCTTGCGTCGGAAAACGGCTCAATTCAGCAACGTCAATCCCTGATCAGGAAAACGCCGGTCAAGCGTGTAAACATAGCGTACGCCCCTGTGATGGGCTTCCGCCCATCACAGGGCATCGGCAATGGAGACGCGCCCGGACGGTAAACAGCGCATCAGCGCCTGCAAAACCTGCGACTTTGCCCAACCAATCGGTTGCAGATTTTCTTTTTGCAGAAGCCAGATCAGACTTTCATCAATGACCTGCCGACGCGGAACGCCATAAACGGACAGCAGCACATACGCCGTCTCTGCAAGCACAAGCAGTGAAACGCCCAGCACTTCATCACCATCCAGAATAGCTGCAGCACGAGCGGCCATCTCCTCGGGCGTTCCGGTCAGATAGCGCACCAGCACGCTGGTATCGACCAATGCACCTATCGGTTTTCTTTTTCCTGGCTGATGGCTTTCCATGCCTGCTCACGAAGGGCGGTCCAGTCGTCCGTTTCCGGCTGACGCTTGATGTACGGGGCCAGCATACCCTTCAGGGAACGTCGATGCACAGGGGGTACAAAATACAGTTCAACATGATCTTCGACCAGCAATTGAACAACTTCCCAGCCAGGCCCGATACCCAGTTTATCCCGAATCTCCTTGGCAATAACGACCTGCCCCTTGGAGCCAATCTTGTAAGTCATGAGCAAAAGTCGTTATACTTTGCTTTGGAGAGCATAACTACAGACACTCACTTCTTCAAGGTTCAAACCTGTTGCAGCCGGTCGTCGGAAGAGCAGCACGCGGGTTCGGTCGTGCGTGCGAGCGGCGATAATGCGCGGGCCGACGGTGATCTTCACGACTGCAGCAGGTCAACAGGTAAAAAGTCGGCCGGATCGCTTATTTTGACGGCGTGAACATCAACTTCTGCAGAGAATCCAAAAAGCGCTTCCGCTTTGAAGCTCGAAATTTCGTAAACTGAAGCCAGGTTGTATCCTTCTTGAAGAACTATGAATATCTGCGTCTGCATCAAACAGGTACCGGACATTCAGGCGCCCTTTCGGATCGTGGACGGGCGCCTGCAGTTCGACGTCGAGCGTTACGTCCTGAACGCCTACGATGCCTCGGCCGTCGAAGGGGCGCTGCAGCTCGTCGAGCAGCACGGCGGTACGGTCGAGGTCGTCGCCATCGGGCCGGCCTCGGTCTCGGAGTCGATTCGCAAGGCGCTGGCCATGGGTGCCGAGCGCGCCTATCACATCGAGGCGGATCCGTCCGACTGGGACTCGGCCACCGTGGCGACGGTGCTGGCCGCCTTCTTCCGGGACCGGAGCTACGATGCTATTTTCACCGGCAAACAGGCCCAGGACACCGACGCAGGCCTGACCGGTACCATGCTGGCCGAGCTGCTGGGGCTCCCCTACGTGAGCAACGCGGTGGGGCTGGCCTACGAAAACGGACGCCTGATCGTCACGCGCCAGGGCGACGCCGGCCGGGAAATCATCGAACTGGCGCTGCCGGGTCTGGTAACGATCTCCAACGACATGAACGACCCGCGCATTCCGTCGATTCGGGGGATCATGCAGGCCCGCCGCAAGCCCATCGAGGCGCTCACGCTGTCGGACCTGGGGCTGTCGCCCGAGCAGCTCCGGCCCCGCACGCGCGTGACCGGCTACCGACCGATTCCGCCCCGTGCGCCCGGCCGCAAGCTCGAAGGCGAACCGGCCGAGGTGGTTCGTGAACTCGTTCGTCTGCTCCGCGAAGAAGCCCGCGTGTTGTAACCATGAGCACCTACCTCTGCCATATTCCCACGCAACAGGAGCGCCCTACCCGTGCGGCGCTGGAAGTGCTGACGCACGTGCGCACGCTGGCCCGCCGTGATGGAGCCCGACTGGCCGCCTGTGTGCTGCACCCCGAGGCGGATCGCTTCGTCGAAGCGCTGAAGCCCTACGGGGTGGATCAGGTCTATCTGGTGAAACACCCCGTACTGGACCGGCACCTGAACGCGCCGGTGCTGACTGCGCTGGCGGCCGTCTTTCGCGCGGCACAACCGACGCTGATGGCGCTGCCGTCCACCGAGTCCGTCAAGGACGTGCTGGGGGCGCTGGCCGCCCGCGTCGGAGCCGCCGCCCTGCCCGACGTGTCGGCGTTCGACATCGGCGCGTCCGTGACGGCCACGCGTCCGGTCATGGCCGCCCGTGTGCTGGCCGACACCGAAGCCACCACACAACCCGTGCTTGTCTCGGTGCGGGCCGGCACCTATACCGCACAACCGGCCGAAAGCCCCACCGAGCCTGAAGTCGTGGAGGTACCGCTCGACTTCGACACGGCCACGCTGCGGGCCACGCTCCGCGAGGTGATCACCGGCACGACCGGTCAGGTGGACCTTTCGGAGGCCGACATCATCGTGGCGGCCGGACGCGGCGTGCGCGACGAAGCCGGCAAACAGCTCGTCGAAGAACTGGCCCGCGAGCTGGGCGCCGCCATCGGGGCCTCGCGTGCCGCCATCGAGGCCGGTCTCTTTCCGGCTTCGCTCCAGATCGGCCAGACCGGCAAGGTGGTTTCGCCCACGCTCTACATCGCCGTCGGCATCTCCGGGGCCATCCAGCACGTGGCCGGCATGGCCGGAAGCAAGGTGATCGTGGCGATCAACAAAGACCCGGACGCGCCGATCTTCAACATCGCCACCTACGGCATCGTGGGCGACCTGTACCAGATCCTGCCCCTGCTCATCGAAGAAATCCGCCGGATCAAGGCCGAAAGCTGATGGAAGCCGAACGCTTCGGGTGCATCATCGTCGGCGGTGGCATCGCCGGACTGAGCGCGGCCATGGTGCTGGCCCGCCATGAGGTGCCCTTTCTGCTCATCGAGCGCGGCGCCTACAGCGGCGCCAAGAACGTCTCGGGCGGCGTGCTCTGGGGCACCGACCTGGCCCGCCTCGTGCCCGAGTACTGGAACGATCCGAACGCCAGCTTCGAGCGCTTCATCAACCACCGGCGGCTGACCTTCCTCGACGAACAGTCGGCCTTCTCGATCGACTTCAAATCGTCCCACTACGACACGCCGCCCTACATGGGCGTGACCGTGCTGCGGGCCATTTTTGACCGCTGGCTGGCCGACAAAGTGCAGGAAGCCATCGACCGGAGCGCCTGTGCCGACGCGTCCTTTCTGGCCTTCGACGTGCTCGTCGAACGCCTGCTCGTCGAAGACGGCCGCGTCGTGGGCGTCGAGGCCGGCGGTGAGCGCTTCTATGCCGACTGCGTGATCCTGGCCGAAGGCGTCAACAACCTGCTCACGCGCCAGATCGGCCTGCAGGCCGAGTACGTGCCCGCCGACCACATGGCCGTCGGCGTCAAAGAAGTGCTCCGCTTCGACCGTCGGGTGCTCGAAGACCGCTTCCAGCTCTCCGAGCGCAGCGGCATGGCCAACGAGTTCATCGGCGCCATCACCGACGGTGTCGAAGGCGGTGGCTTCCTCTACACGAACCGCACCACCGTATCGATCGGACTGGTGCTCGGGATGGCCGACCTGCGCCGCAAGCGCAAAAAGCCCTACGAACTGCTGGACCGCTTCAAGGCGCACCCTGTGGTGGCCGACATGATCCGGGGGGGCGAGGTCGTCGAGTACTCGGCGCACGTGGTCTCGACGGGCGACATGCGGGCCATGCCGCGCGAACTCTACGCCGACGGCGTGCTCGTGGCCGGCGAGGCGGCCAACCTGCTATTGAACGCCGGCAAGGCCATTCAGGGCATGGACTTCGCCATGCATTCGGGTATCCTGGCCGCCGAAACCGTGCTCGAAGCCCGACGCGTCGGCGACTTCTCGGCCGCCACGCTCCGCCGCTACCGCGAGCGCCTGGAGCAGAGCTACGTGCTCCAGAACATGCGGAACTTCCAGGCGGCCGTTCGTTTGCTCCACGAGCCGGTGATGTACGAACGCATGCCGCGCCTGGTGTGCGACCTGGGCCGCGAATTCTTCCGCGTGGAAAACCGTCCGGCCCCGAAATTGCGCCAGATTCTACGCGAGGTGGTGCGCCGCCACAGCTCGCTGCCGGAACTGCTCAAACTCACCTACCGGGCCTGGAAAGCCCTCTGAGCCATGACGATCGCCGAACGCCTCGGAACCGTCAACTACCGCAACCAGGAGCGCCGGGACGCCCGGCCGCATATTCTGGTCGACACGAACATCTGCAATACGCGTTGCCCGCACAAGGCCACCACCTACGTGTGTCCGGCCAACTGCTACACGCTCGACGAGCAGGGCCACGTGCACTTTCAGTTTGAAGACTGCATCGAGTGCGGCACCTGCATGTACGCCTGCGACCAGGGCGCCGTCAGCTGGCACTACCCGGATCCCGAGCAGGGCCGCGGCGTGAACTGGAATTACGGATAAGTGCTGAGATCACAAAAAATTGGATAGACCATGGGCTCGTTTCCCTTCAACCCGGACGATGCGTTCCTCTTCGAGTCGATGCTGAAGGAGGAGGATCGCCTGATCATGGAGACGGCGCGCGAGTACGCCCAGAGCTGCCTTGAACCCCGCGCGCTCGAAGGCAACCAGCAGGGCATCTTTCACATGGAGATTCCCCGCGAGATGGGCGAGCTGGGCCTGCTGGGCGTGACGATCGACCCGAAGTACGGCGGGGGTGGCGCCAGTTACACGGCCTACGGACTGATCGCCCGTGAGCTGGAGCGCGTCGACTCGGCCTACCGCTCGTTCATGTCGGTGCAGTCGTCGCTGGTGATGTTCCCCATCGAGAAATACGGCACCGAGGAGCAGAAGCGCAAATACCTGCCGAAGCTGGCCACCGGCGAGCTGATCGGCTGCTTTGGCCTGACCGAGCCCGACCACGGCTCCGATCCCGGCTCGATGGAGACGACGGCCCGGCGCGTCGACGGCGGCTGGATCCTCAACGGTACGAAAGCCTGGATCACGAACGCCCCCATTGCCGACATCGCGGTGGTCTGGGCCCGCGCCAAGGAGCACCCGGACGACGAGGGCGAAATCATGGGCTTCATTCTGGAGCGCGACATGCCGGGCCTCTCGACGCCGGAGACCAAAAACAAGATGTCGCTGCGGGCCTCCTCGACCGGCGAGATCGTAATGGAAGACGTGTTCGTGCCCGATGCAAACGTGCTGCCGGGCGTGCGCGGGCTACGAGGACCGTTCTCGTGCCTGAGCAACGCCCGCTACGGGATCGCCTGGGGCACGGTGGGCGCGGCCGAGGACTGCTACCAGCGCACGCGGCGTTACGTGATGGAGCGCACGCAGTTCGGCTACCCGCTGGCGGCCATGCAGCTCATCCAGACGAAGCTGGCCAACATGCTCACCGAGATCACCCAGATGCAGCTGCTGGTCTTCCGGCTGGGGCAACTGGCCGACGAGGGCAAGGTGACGCCCGCCCAGATCTCGCTGGCCAAGCGTAACAACGCCGGCAAGGCGCTGGAGATTGCCCGCATGGCGCGCGACATGCACGGCGCCAACGGCATCGTAGGTGAGTATCGGGTCATCCATCACATGGTAAACCTCGAAAGCGTCAACACCTACGAGGGTACCTACGACATCCACGGTCTGATCCTCGGCCGCGAGATCACGGGCATCCAGGCCTTTGTGCCGCGCGGCAACGACCTGCCCCCGAAGAAAAAGCCCGCTCCGGCTACGGCTTCGTAAAGACCTTTGTCAGCCGCTCGGCCAGCGGACGAAGGACCTGGTCAGGGTCGAGTAGGTGGGTCGTGTCGGCCAGGGCGGTTTCGTCGAAGTCCAGCAGCGGGCACGTAGTGGCCTCTTCCGACACCAGCGCCCGCCCTGTGCGCGTGTTGCCTTCTTCGAGCTGGAGGCGCGCCGCGTCGGTTCGCGCTCTGGCATAGGGCCGGGCCTGTGCCAGCAACGCGGCGGCGGTCTTCCGATCGCCCGCCTGCCAGGCCAGATAGGCCTTCAGCACATAGGCCGGCACGCTGCGGAAGTTCATCGCCAGCACCTTGTCGAAAAGCGCAGCGGCTTCCTCGAAACGCCCCTCCAGCAGGGCCACTTCGCCGAGGTGCAGCACCGGACCGCTGTCTTTGTTCAGCGCCAGCGCCCGCTCGAACGAAGCACGGGCGGCCTCCAGGTCGAACAGGGGACTTTCGGGATAGCACATCTGCAGGCGACCGAGTTGCATGAAGGCCCGGTTGCTCCGGGGGTGGGCGGCGGCCAGCCGCTGCCAGACCCGGTAGGCGTCCTCCAGGCGCCCCAGCTCCAGATAGGTGTTGCCCAGGTAGTAGAGTGCGTTTTCGTGCAGACTGTCGAGCGCCAGCGCCTGTCGGTACAGTTCGACGGCGGCTTCCAGTTCGCCACTCAGGCGCCGCTGCGTGGCCTCACGATACAGCTTCCAGAACTGCACCACGCGGGCCCGTTCGGCCTCGGACGCGTCGGTCGACTCCTGCGAGGCCGTGCGGGAGGCGCATCCGGTCAGCAGCAATAGCCCAAGCAGTCCGCCGACGAGCAGGTGTTTCAGTATGAGTCCTGCGCGTTTCATGTGCCCACGTCTTCGACGATACGTACGATCTGCCGGGCCGGTACGTCGGTAAGCACCTGACGGCGGCCGTTGCACGGCCAGATAACCTCGACCGTATCGACGCGGGTGACCTTTCCCAGTCCGAAGTGGGCCACGGGGCTGTTCTGCGACAGGTAGGTGCTCTGCGCACCGATCTGGCGTACCTGCACCTGTCCGCCCGCCACCACGCGCACCCGTGCCCCCAGTGCCATCCGGTTGCAGGAACGGCTTTCGAGCGCCACCTCCAGCCAGCTGTTCCGGTTGCCCCCTTCGTTGCGGAGCAACACGCCCCGGCCGCCGTGATTCACCACGAAAATGTCCACATCGCCATCGTTGTCGTAGTCGCCAAAAGCCGCCCCGCGCCCCACATAGAGCGAATCGAAGAAGCTGCCGCTGACGGCCGACACGTCGTAGAACCCGTCGCTGCCACGATTCCAGAAAAGCAGGTCCTTCTGGGGTACAAGCAGGTGCGGGCGGTCGCGCTGCTGGAGCGTGCTGCCATTCGTCACAAACAGGTCAAGCCGCCCGTCGTTGTCGTAGTCGAAAAACGAAGTCCCCCATCCCACGTAGTCGAGCGAAATCTGCCCGAGCCCGTACATGTCGGCCTCGTCACGAAACAGCAACTTGCCCTGCTCCCGCAAGAGGTTCGTATAGAGCGCGTTTTCCTGGGCCACCCAGTGCGTCAGGAACAGATCCAGGTCGGTGTCGCCGTCCCAGTCGCCCACGGCAATGCCCATCGAACTCCGGTAATCGGCCACCAGCGCGGGATAGCTCAGGTCTTCGAAGGTGCCATCGCCCCGGTTGCGGAAGAAGGTGTTGTCCGAGACGTCGTTGGCCACGTAGAGGTCGAGCCAGCCGTCCTCGTCCAGATCCGCCCAGGCCGCGCTGAGCCCTTTGCCTTCGGGGTCAGCCACGCCGGCCCGGACGGCGATTTCGGTGAAGGTGCCGTCGCCGTTGTTGCGATAGAACAGGTTGCGCTCGGGCTCGAAGGTCGAGGGATTGATGCCCGGCGGATTTTCGATGTCGAAGCCCAGCGCCGAGGGATCGTTGCTGACGGGCACGTAGCGGACGTAGCCGGTGATGTAGAGGTCGAGGTCGCCGTCGTTGTCGTAGTCGCCCCAGGAGGCGCCCGTCCAGAAACCCTGCGGCCCGGCCAGTCCGGCCCTGCGGGTTACGTCGGTGAAGGTGCCGTCGCCGTTGTTGTGATAGAGCATGTTCTGTCCGAAGGCGGTCACCACCAGGTCAGGCCAGCCGTCGTTGTCGTAGTCGCCCCAGGCCGCGCCCATACCCCATCCACAGAAGCCCACCCCGGCCGCCTCGGTCACATCGGTGAAGGTGCCGTCGCCGTTGTTGTGGAACAGGCGGTTGCAGGTACCGGCCCGGCGCCCTTCTTCAGGCGTCATCGAAAGCGGGCCGATCGTACTGACCACGTAGAGGTCGAGCCAGCCATCCCGGTCGTAGTCGCCCCAGGCTGCCCCCGAGCCCATGTCTTCCGGGATCTGGCTTGTGCGCCGGCCTGCAAAGTGGCGAAAGCGAATGCCGGCCGCCTCCGTCACATCCGCGAACGTCACGCGGGGATAGTCCGGCGGGAGCGTCCGCTCCAGGCGGGCCACCACCCCTTCGACCTGTTCGCCCGGGCGGTACGGCGCTTCGTCCGTGTCGGTCATGCTCCAGACCAGCACGCCGCCGCCCAGGCTACCGACCAGCGCCACTCCCAGCGCCCACAGCGCCTGGCGCTTTCTTCGCGAAAGTCGTCCCATCGTGCTTACATCACCTGAATCACCGTGGAATCGGCCGACAGCTCCGTCACCGGTGCGGTCAGCGTGGTGTCGGGGAACAGGAAGTTGAGCAGGAACTGGTTCACCTTGCGGTAGCAGAGTCGGGCCTTCACGTGCAGGCGACGGGCGTCGCGCGGCACGGTGAACGTGTAGCGGGCCTGATCGGCATAGCCCGGAAACATGGCGCGCTTGTAGCGCACGCCCACCATCTCCCAGAGGTTGTGCCGGTCGATCAGGTTGCCGTAGCGGTCCACCGGCTCCGCCTTGAAGACGAAGGAACCGGGCTCGATGAAGTAGCGGTCGTCGAGCCGTCCGCTGGCGAACACCTCCCGACCCTGCTCGTCGGTCACCACAAACTCGACCCAGGCCTGAATGATGTCCAGCGGCCCGGTGGGGAAGTCGTGCCCGGCCTTGTTGTTCAGCATGGCCACCTCGACGGTGACCGTTTCACCGGGACGGGCACGTTCCGGGGCCAGCACCTGGATGGGAATGACCGACCCGTTGCGCCACTTGTCGGCAATCTCCGGCACTTCGATCTCGCCCCGGAGCCATTTTTCGACGAGCCGTGCATGTTCTTTGCCGCCCGGCAGCTCCAGGTGGGCCGGGATGAACTGATTGGCTCCCAGGAAGCGATGGCTGCGGTGTTTGCCGTCGTCGGGCGAGCGGTTGTAGTCGAGCGCATCGCCACGAGCCGGATCGAACGAATCGACCAGCGGCATGTGGCACTCCCGGCATTCGATCGTCTTCGCGGGATCGCCCGGATGATTCCAGCGGCTCTTGCGCCAGTTGTCGTACTGGTTCTGGAGCTGCACCCAGCCCACGTTGTTGATCTCCTCATCCACGAACTGCTTGTGGCAGGCGCCACAGAACTCCGGGCTCTTGAACATGCGGCGGCTCAGGCTCGAAACGTGGTGCTTCGGATAGGAGCGAATCAGGAAGTTGCTGATCAGTACACCGAGACCGCTCGTGTCGCGCTCGAACAGATAGGGTTCCGGCGCATGGATCACGTAGTCCGCATTGCCCCGCACGTCCACTTCCTGGATCGCATGGCAGGTCACGCACGAGACGCCCTCATGCAGCCCCACAGGATTGGTCAGGTCGTCGCGAAACAGGTTCTTCGCAGCGCTGAAGAGCGAGATCGGGTCGTGGCAACCGCCACAGTAGCGGGTCGATTCGGCCCCGTTCTGCGTGCCCATCACATGCTGTACCCGACGAAACAGCGGATCGGCCGCCGAATAGCGGTGCGCGCTGGGCAGCCATTCTTCGTAGATCTGCTCGTGGCAGCCCGAGCGCCCGCACGAAGCCGACCCACCCAGCATCTCGGCCGGAATGGCCTTGTTGTTCTCGGTGCGGGCCAGACTCGGCGCGAAAGGACGGTCGGGGCCATAGAGGTAGCTGTAGTCCGGCGGAAAATCGACATAGCGGGCCGGCGCCCGGTAGACATAGGCCAGCCCTACCACCACGACGAACAGCCCCAGCGTCAACGCCGTCACCGCCGTCGAAAAATGTCGCTGCGCCACCAGCACCGGACGGATCGCCTCGCGCTTGCGGGCGCGATGGTCGCGCACCATGATCCAGACCACGTGCGGCACCACCGTGGCGATCAGCGCGAAC contains these protein-coding regions:
- a CDS encoding multiheme c-type cytochrome → MQPDHPRVREWRHRLLWFVGGLLLFETLSGLGIYLLPFSVPSQFIVLLHTAGGLVFLLPYLWYQVRHWWIYRRMPWNHIVVLGYVGMVATLVAIVSGLVLTVQALWGTRIHYGWSRVHLWSTFALIATVVPHVVWIMVRDHRARKREAIRPVLVAQRHFSTAVTALTLGLFVVVVGLAYVYRAPARYVDFPPDYSYLYGPDRPFAPSLARTENNKAIPAEMLGGSASCGRSGCHEQIYEEWLPSAHRYSAADPLFRRVQHVMGTQNGAESTRYCGGCHDPISLFSAAKNLFRDDLTNPVGLHEGVSCVTCHAIQEVDVRGNADYVIHAPEPYLFERDTSGLGVLISNFLIRSYPKHHVSSLSRRMFKSPEFCGACHKQFVDEEINNVGWVQLQNQYDNWRKSRWNHPGDPAKTIECRECHMPLVDSFDPARGDALDYNRSPDDGKHRSHRFLGANQFIPAHLELPGGKEHARLVEKWLRGEIEVPEIADKWRNGSVIPIQVLAPERARPGETVTVEVAMLNNKAGHDFPTGPLDIIQAWVEFVVTDEQGREVFASGRLDDRYFIEPGSFVFKAEPVDRYGNLIDRHNLWEMVGVRYKRAMFPGYADQARYTFTVPRDARRLHVKARLCYRKVNQFLLNFLFPDTTLTAPVTELSADSTVIQVM
- a CDS encoding CRTAC1 family protein: MGRLSRRKRQALWALGVALVGSLGGGVLVWSMTDTDEAPYRPGEQVEGVVARLERTLPPDYPRVTFADVTEAAGIRFRHFAGRRTSQIPEDMGSGAAWGDYDRDGWLDLYVVSTIGPLSMTPEEGRRAGTCNRLFHNNGDGTFTDVTEAAGVGFCGWGMGAAWGDYDNDGWPDLVVTAFGQNMLYHNNGDGTFTDVTRRAGLAGPQGFWTGASWGDYDNDGDLDLYITGYVRYVPVSNDPSALGFDIENPPGINPSTFEPERNLFYRNNGDGTFTEIAVRAGVADPEGKGLSAAWADLDEDGWLDLYVANDVSDNTFFRNRGDGTFEDLSYPALVADYRSSMGIAVGDWDGDTDLDLFLTHWVAQENALYTNLLREQGKLLFRDEADMYGLGQISLDYVGWGTSFFDYDNDGRLDLFVTNGSTLQQRDRPHLLVPQKDLLFWNRGSDGFYDVSAVSGSFFDSLYVGRGAAFGDYDNDGDVDIFVVNHGGRGVLLRNEGGNRNSWLEVALESRSCNRMALGARVRVVAGGQVQVRQIGAQSTYLSQNSPVAHFGLGKVTRVDTVEVIWPCNGRRQVLTDVPARQIVRIVEDVGT